The sequence below is a genomic window from Sphingobacterium sp. ML3W.
GGAATATATCTCTTAAAAGTAATTGGTTATAACCAAATATAGGAATATTCTCGCAAATCAAACATAATAGATTTTGATATTATTCATTATTATTAATATCGAATTTCTATCATTAATATCACCATTTATAGCGTAATAACTTGTCGTTGAAATCACCTGTTTCGCAATACTTATTTATGGTACTTAAATGTAAAAGAATCAATTAGGTGTGTTCTATAAAAAAAACAATTCAGATAAATTACCACTCATGTGCTTTAATGGTTACCACTTTTTCAAAGCGACCATGATTACTAACTGAAACCGGCCTCCATTGGTCTTCTGTAATTTGGTAAGGAATACCATTCTCATATTTTAGCATACTTTTGCTGTCGATTTCAATGACATGCTCAAGTGCTTGAAAGTCAATCACGGCAATCGTATGTAGAAATTCTTTTGATAGGCTAGACTTTGTATGATAGATATTACCACAACAAACAACTTGCCCTGTGGCGCTATGGCTGTTTTGTGTCAGTAATGTACATACCAGTTTTCTAGGAATATATTCCCTAATTTTTGTTTGCCTATTCCATATTTTATAAGCTGCTTCTTTCATGCTCCATAATAACCATATAATCATCTCGGTATCCAGATTATTTGCTATTAGCAACTGTTCCTCTTCTGTGAATAATTTTTGTATAAATCCCTTACGCTGCCAGTTACTATCTAGCCGAGATTGACAGATATCTACAACATCATTACCGATCATTTTTCAGCAAGTTTGATTTCAATAATCTCAACGGCAGATCTTACATTAAGCATGCGCTCCATATCAGCATTGTCAATAATCACATCAAAACTTTCTTCAATATCCAATACGATATCTACAAGATTGGCCGAATTGACATTCAGGTCATGGATAAAGTCGGTATCTTCAGTAAGGTTCTCAAGAGCTTCATCATTTGTGGTATAAGGCTTTATAATATCTTTTAACTTCTCGATAAGGTGTTCTCTATTCATAAGATTAGTTTTTAAATTTTTTAAATATTATACAGGCATTTACATCGCCAAATCCAAAGCTTGCTTTGGCTATGATATCTAGATTTAAATTAAATGTTTTTAATGGTATTTTTGAAGGCGCTATAAGTGTTGTAATCTCTTGCTGCAAATCAATGCAATTTTTATTGCCAAATAGGAACCCTTCATGCAGCTGCAGGACAGAAGCCACACACTCTATACTTCCGGCTGCACTTAGACAGTGCCCCGTCATGCCTTTTAAGGAATTAATATAGGGGAATGACACTCCACGCCGTCCCAGTGCTTTAGTCCAGTTTTCGATTTCGAGACTATCTTTTACTGTTGCAGTAAGGTGGCCATTTATGGCATCAACATCATTCCCTGTGATACCTGCATTTTTAAGTGCCTCGATAATGCATCGTTGGACTGCAATACTGTTAGGGGCGGTCATGCTACCCGTACCGCGCTGCCCTCCCGAGTTGACATGACCACCTAATATCTCGGCATAAACGGTGGCGCCGCGCTGCAAGGCACTTTCCAAATCTTCAATGATCAATGCTCCTGCCCCACTACCGGGAACAAATCCTGAGGATGTTGCACTCATAGGGCGAGATCCTTGTTCTGGTCGGTCATTATAACTTGAGCAGCATACGCGGAGGGCATCAAAGCCAGCCCAGATGTAAGGACCACTGTCTCCAGTACTGCCCGCCAATATGCGTTTTGCTTGACCTAATCGAATTCGGTCATAAGCCATCATAATAGCTTCGGTACCTGTTGCACAGGCCGAGGAATTGGTCGTTACTTGATTCCCAAGTCCTAATTTTCCCCCGAGATATGCACTGATGCCACTGTTCATGGTTTGAGCAACTACCGTGCTACCCAATCTACGGGTCTGCAGAGCGTCTATTTTATAGATGCTTTCTCTAAATTTGTCAATGCCTGATGTGCCCGAGCCAAAAATGGCACCACTATCCCAATCGGGTTCTTCATTTTTTGTCATGGATAATCCCGCATCTTTCCACGCTTCGACCCCTGCAATAACGCCATACAGTATCCCTGTGCTGTCGAAACCCCGAAGTTCGAGATCGGTAAAATATTCCGACTTCAGCTCATCAGTAATTTGAGGCTTTCCTGCTATTTGGCAAGAGAACTGCAATTCTTGCAATTGTGGATCGTGTCTTATACCTGAAACGCCATTTTTAATAGCTTTGTTGAATGCTTTTACACCAACACCATTGGGAGCTACGACCCCCAATCCTGTTATGACAACTCTGTTCATAGCTTACTGGTTATTATGCCTGCTAAAATGCCTTTACACACCTCCTGCCCGGTTTCATTTTTCATAACGACATCGCACTTGAGTTTACCAAATCTGAAAAATATTTTTCGAGAAGTTACCGTTACTTTTTCTTTTGGATATACTGGTTTTAAAAACTGCATATCGGCAGAAGTAAAGACAATGACAGCCTCTTCTGTTGGCTCGTTTTGGAGTAGGAAAATTCCCAGACTGACCAGACCTATCTGTGCCATGGTCTCTGTTAAGATCACTCCCGGGGTAATCGGATTACCTTTAAAATGGCCTTTGTAAAATTCAAGATTTTCAGCAAAAGTATAGGTGCCTATGATACCATTTTCATCCACATGAAGGAGTTCGTCTACGAATAAAAAAGGTTTACTGTATGGCAATTGTGCTCTAATATCCTTTAATTCCATAGTTCGTTTTTTAGCATAATTACCATTGTAATAAAACGCGTTGAGCTGAAAATCCTGGGCCAAAACTCAGCATAAGACCTAATTCTCCTGGCTGGGGTTGACGATCCATAACACGTTCTAGGACATAAAGAACCGTAGCACTGGACATATTGCCATATTGCAACAATACCTCTTTCGTGTCGTCTATATTTTTCTCGAATTCGGAAAATAGTTTTTCTACGGTGAGGACTATTTTTTTACCTCCAGGATGGAAAATCATATGGTTTATATCTTGAATACCTAAGTTATTTTTTTGAAGAAATGGATGTATGATGGTTCCAAAATGCTCGGCAATGGTATCAGGAACACCAATATCAAGTATCATTTGCAGACCACCATTAGTAAGCTTAAACCCCATAATGTGTTCCGCATCATAAAAGTGATACATCTGCTCATCGAGTATCGCTGGTCCTTGATCGTCTTCATATGATGATAGCAGGCAGCAGGCAGCCCCGTCTCCAAAGATAGCGGCACTGACCATATTGGGCATCGAAAAGTCATCCAACTGAAATGTTGCAGTCGGAGCTTCTACAGCGATAACAGCAGCACGTTTACCAGGATTGGACTTAAGGAAATTTTTAGCATAAATGATTCCTGATATCCCTGCGACACAGCCCATTTCGGTAACAGGTAGCCTGACGATATCTTGCCTCAGATTCATCTTATTAATCAAGTAAGCATCTAATGATGGTATCATAATGCCTGTACAACTTACGGTGATGATATAATCAAGAGATTGTGGTTCCCAACCGGCCTTACTGAGTGCTTTTTCAAGCACCTGCTCGCCTAAAATAATAGCTTCCCTGCAGTAAATATTATTTTTCTCTTCAAATGAAGTAGCCGTAAAAACTTCAACTGGGTCTAGGATAGAATACCGCCTATTTACAGCAGCACCTTCAAATATCTTTTTTACTTTTTTTATAAAACGTATGTCTTGTCCATCCAGCCAAGTGTCCAACATGGGAATTACATCGGTTGTGCTGCATGAATATTTCGGTAGTTGCTTGGCAACTGTTACTATCTTTACATTCATATTTTAGCTATTATCCATTGGTAACGAAAGGCCCATTTCCACTGGATGGTATAAGATTTTAAATTTAATATATTGGAAAAACTTTCCAACTCGCTTTTCTTAAATCCCCTCAATATCGATATAAGTCCATCCTCTCTCAACATCCTATTTAAACCAAAAAGAAAACAGATGACCTCAAATAATCTATAAGCTACTTTACTGCGCTGCAGGTCGTTTATAACTATTCCCAGACTAGCGTTCTGATTAAAGATAGCGATTAAATCGAGTATTTTTTCATTTGTAAAATGATGTAGGGTAAGGGTACATAACACGATATCATATTTCATGGTTTTGAAGTCGTCTCCAAAAATATCGTCACAGATATAAGTTATGTTGGGATAATCTTTTGATAATGATTGCGCATATTGTATCGTACAGGAATTGGCATCTACACCGAACATTTTAAGATCGATGTTGTTTTTACAAGCGTAATCAGCCAACATACGGAGCATATCACCATTGCCACAACCAATGTCCACAATCGTTATCGGCTTAGTAATATCAACTCTTGCCAATAATTTCTTGACACCATTCAACGTA
It includes:
- a CDS encoding 4'-phosphopantetheinyl transferase superfamily protein, producing the protein MIGNDVVDICQSRLDSNWQRKGFIQKLFTEEEQLLIANNLDTEMIIWLLWSMKEAAYKIWNRQTKIREYIPRKLVCTLLTQNSHSATGQVVCCGNIYHTKSSLSKEFLHTIAVIDFQALEHVIEIDSKSMLKYENGIPYQITEDQWRPVSVSNHGRFEKVVTIKAHEW
- a CDS encoding acyl carrier protein produces the protein MNREHLIEKLKDIIKPYTTNDEALENLTEDTDFIHDLNVNSANLVDIVLDIEESFDVIIDNADMERMLNVRSAVEIIEIKLAEK
- a CDS encoding beta-ketoacyl-[acyl-carrier-protein] synthase family protein is translated as MNRVVITGLGVVAPNGVGVKAFNKAIKNGVSGIRHDPQLQELQFSCQIAGKPQITDELKSEYFTDLELRGFDSTGILYGVIAGVEAWKDAGLSMTKNEEPDWDSGAIFGSGTSGIDKFRESIYKIDALQTRRLGSTVVAQTMNSGISAYLGGKLGLGNQVTTNSSACATGTEAIMMAYDRIRLGQAKRILAGSTGDSGPYIWAGFDALRVCCSSYNDRPEQGSRPMSATSSGFVPGSGAGALIIEDLESALQRGATVYAEILGGHVNSGGQRGTGSMTAPNSIAVQRCIIEALKNAGITGNDVDAINGHLTATVKDSLEIENWTKALGRRGVSFPYINSLKGMTGHCLSAAGSIECVASVLQLHEGFLFGNKNCIDLQQEITTLIAPSKIPLKTFNLNLDIIAKASFGFGDVNACIIFKKFKN
- a CDS encoding 3-hydroxyacyl-ACP dehydratase FabZ family protein, coding for MELKDIRAQLPYSKPFLFVDELLHVDENGIIGTYTFAENLEFYKGHFKGNPITPGVILTETMAQIGLVSLGIFLLQNEPTEEAVIVFTSADMQFLKPVYPKEKVTVTSRKIFFRFGKLKCDVVMKNETGQEVCKGILAGIITSKL
- a CDS encoding type III polyketide synthase — protein: MNVKIVTVAKQLPKYSCSTTDVIPMLDTWLDGQDIRFIKKVKKIFEGAAVNRRYSILDPVEVFTATSFEEKNNIYCREAIILGEQVLEKALSKAGWEPQSLDYIITVSCTGIMIPSLDAYLINKMNLRQDIVRLPVTEMGCVAGISGIIYAKNFLKSNPGKRAAVIAVEAPTATFQLDDFSMPNMVSAAIFGDGAACCLLSSYEDDQGPAILDEQMYHFYDAEHIMGFKLTNGGLQMILDIGVPDTIAEHFGTIIHPFLQKNNLGIQDINHMIFHPGGKKIVLTVEKLFSEFEKNIDDTKEVLLQYGNMSSATVLYVLERVMDRQPQPGELGLMLSFGPGFSAQRVLLQW
- a CDS encoding methyltransferase domain-containing protein, producing the protein MGLNTKFRTDKSEIMDDFSLEGEDLIEALDKIARINQLLGGNSLTLNGVKKLLARVDITKPITIVDIGCGNGDMLRMLADYACKNNIDLKMFGVDANSCTIQYAQSLSKDYPNITYICDDIFGDDFKTMKYDIVLCTLTLHHFTNEKILDLIAIFNQNASLGIVINDLQRSKVAYRLFEVICFLFGLNRMLREDGLISILRGFKKSELESFSNILNLKSYTIQWKWAFRYQWIIAKI